AGGGCTTTGATCTTCAGCTCGCCGATCTTGTAGGCCAGCGCCTGGCCCGGCCAGCCGATGTAGCGATCGATCTCGTTCTCGATGTCTTTCTCGGTCTTGGCGGCGTTGGCGGCAAAGAAGTCGATCGCCTCCTGGCGGGTCCACTCCTTGTAATGCATGCCGGTGTCGACCACCAGGCGGACCGCACGCCACATTTCATAGGTCAGCTGGCCGAACTTTGAGTAGGGGTCCTTGTAGAGACCCAGGTCCTCGCCCAGCGACTCGGAGTACAGGCCCCAGCCCTCGACAAAGGCCGTGTAGGACTCGCCATAGCGGCGGAATTCCGGCAGTTCGCCCAGCTCCATGGCCAGGGCAATCTGGAAGTGGTGGCCCGGCACGGCTTCGTGGATCGAGAGCGCTTCCATCTCGTACTTGGGCCGCACTTCGGGCCGATACAGGTTCACGTAGTAAAAGCCTGCACGGGAGCCGTCGGCAGCCGGACCGTTGTAGTAGGCGGTGGTCGTGTAGGGTGCGACGGCATCCGGAATCGGGATCACGCCGTAGGGCATGCGCGGCAAGACCCCAAACAGCTTCACGACTTCGGGATCGATCTTTTTCGAAATCGCGCGGTAGGCTTCCAGCAGCTCCTCTGGCGTGTCGTAGTAGAACTGCGGATCCGTGCGCAGGAAAGTCAGGAACTCCTCGAAGCTGCCCTCGAAGCCAACTTCCTCGATGATCTTGTCCATTTCGCCGCGAATGCGCTTCACCTCGGACAGGCCGATTTCATGAATCTCCTCCGGCGTCAGGTCCGTGGTGGTGAAATTCTTCACCCGGGCCTTGTAGTAATCGCGTCCACCCGGCACCGACCAGACACCCACCGCCGGGCGGGCAGCCGGCAGGTACTCGTTTTCCATGAAGTCCTTGAACGCGACATAGGCAGGGATGACGACGTTTTCGATCGCCGTCTTCGCCTCGTTGCGCAGGCGCTCGGCATCGGATTCGCTCACCTTCTTCGCCATCTCTTCGAACGGCGCGTAGAAGTCGCTGTCCTCGGCGGAATCGACAATTTGCGATTCCAGCTGCGGGATGATGTTGCGGATGATGTTCTCGGGCTGGACCTTGCCTTGCTCGACGGCGGCGCGCAGCAGGCCGGTGTAGGCCTCGGCATAGTCACCCAGGGCGTTCAGGCGGCTGATCCAGTCCTGGTAGTCCTCGGCGTCCTCGAAGGACATGTAGCTGGCCAGGCGATACTGCGTCTGCAGGCCGCCGCGCTGGTTGATGGCGTAGTAGTGTTCGCCGGCCTCGTACTGCCTGATCGCGTTTTCCGAAGAGATCCTGAACAGGTCGTAGTTCAGCTGGTCCATCGGTGACAGCACATTGCGATCGATGGCATCCAGGCGCTTCAGGAACTCGCGCCGCTGGTCGGCTTCGGCCGCTGCTGCCTCGACACTCGGATCGCCCCAGCGATCGTTGAAGCGCGGGTCACCGATGTAGGAGGCCGTGCCGGGATTGTTCTCGAGATAGCTCTGCCAGAAGTCATCGAACAGCTGGTGCAGCTGGCTGGTCGCAGAGGCAGCGGGATCAACCTTGGGCGCAGTGGATTCGGCCTGCTCGCCACCACAGGCGGCCAGCAACAGGGTCATGAGGGATACGGCGAGCAGCTTGCGAATCATGGGTGTCTCCGAGATCGAA
The nucleotide sequence above comes from Gammaproteobacteria bacterium. Encoded proteins:
- a CDS encoding DUF885 domain-containing protein, which gives rise to SISETPMIRKLLAVSLMTLLLAACGGEQAESTAPKVDPAASATSQLHQLFDDFWQSYLENNPGTASYIGDPRFNDRWGDPSVEAAAAEADQRREFLKRLDAIDRNVLSPMDQLNYDLFRISSENAIRQYEAGEHYYAINQRGGLQTQYRLASYMSFEDAEDYQDWISRLNALGDYAEAYTGLLRAAVEQGKVQPENIIRNIIPQLESQIVDSAEDSDFYAPFEEMAKKVSESDAERLRNEAKTAIENVVIPAYVAFKDFMENEYLPAARPAVGVWSVPGGRDYYKARVKNFTTTDLTPEEIHEIGLSEVKRIRGEMDKIIEEVGFEGSFEEFLTFLRTDPQFYYDTPEELLEAYRAISKKIDPEVVKLFGVLPRMPYGVIPIPDAVAPYTTTAYYNGPAADGSRAGFYYVNLYRPEVRPKYEMEALSIHEAVPGHHFQIALAMELGELPEFRRYGESYTAFVEGWGLYSESLGEDLGLYKDPYSKFGQLTYEMWRAVRLVVDTGMHYKEWTRQEAIDFFAANAAKTEKDIENEIDRYIGWPGQALAYKIGELKIKALRAEAEKALGDDFDIKAWHDHLLGAGSIPLSLLEKRMDDWVSEQKSVK